From Bacillus basilensis, a single genomic window includes:
- a CDS encoding TrmB family transcriptional regulator: MDYIVQQLKKIGFNEYEAKSYVSLVKQGPVTAYQVSKDSGVPRARIYEILGNLVEKGIVMKEEINDTTRYSPLPVEIFLQKAQSEWQSTYEGISDSLKKLETSEEKTDNRVITLKDNQTIISYCQTLIKKAEQRIVISMWDEMYEALKEDLAEVADKVTVQGITLHVENPIKNLEAHRITAYTETLSTEHWFILSIDSKEMIYGPSLEERNVAFYTDDPVHIYLLEDYVWHDVLVNRLVRRSQDDLEQWITTERQSFFMEK, translated from the coding sequence GTGGACTACATAGTGCAACAGCTTAAAAAAATTGGTTTTAATGAATATGAAGCTAAATCTTATGTATCTCTTGTTAAACAGGGGCCTGTCACAGCCTATCAAGTAAGTAAGGATTCGGGTGTCCCCAGAGCGCGAATTTATGAGATTTTAGGTAACCTTGTAGAAAAAGGAATTGTCATGAAAGAAGAAATAAATGACACCACTCGCTATTCACCTCTACCTGTTGAAATCTTTTTACAGAAGGCTCAATCAGAATGGCAGTCTACTTATGAAGGAATTAGTGATTCATTAAAAAAACTAGAAACTTCCGAGGAAAAAACGGATAATCGAGTAATTACTTTAAAAGACAATCAAACAATCATTAGCTACTGTCAGACATTAATAAAAAAAGCAGAACAACGTATTGTCATTTCGATGTGGGATGAAATGTATGAAGCGTTAAAAGAGGATCTAGCTGAGGTAGCCGATAAAGTCACAGTACAAGGCATTACCTTGCATGTTGAAAATCCCATTAAAAATCTAGAAGCCCATCGTATAACAGCTTATACAGAAACCCTCTCTACAGAACATTGGTTTATTTTATCGATAGATTCTAAAGAGATGATTTATGGACCATCACTTGAAGAACGTAATGTTGCTTTTTATACAGATGACCCCGTTCATATATACCTATTAGAGGATTATGTATGGCATGATGTTTTAGTAAATCGACTTGTCCGACGTAGCCAAGATGACTTGGAGCAATGGATTACTACAGAGAGACAATCTTTCTTTATGGAAAAATAA